In one window of Pseudomonadota bacterium DNA:
- a CDS encoding metalloregulator ArsR/SmtB family transcription factor produces MDTVFQALSSTVRRQMLAYLSKTNLTAGEIADRFDMSRPAVSKHLSVLENAGLVESEKKGLHVHYSLNKDNLFAGMNDFLVNFCPEGRPLKLESAEIEKGRVSRPDQEPDAS; encoded by the coding sequence ATGGATACCGTATTTCAAGCGCTTTCTTCCACCGTTCGCCGGCAGATGCTGGCGTATTTGTCAAAAACAAACCTAACCGCCGGTGAAATTGCCGACCGGTTTGATATGAGTAGACCGGCTGTTTCTAAGCACTTAAGCGTGCTGGAGAATGCGGGCTTGGTCGAAAGTGAGAAGAAGGGACTGCACGTGCACTACAGTTTGAACAAGGACAACCTGTTCGCTGGCATGAATGACTTCCTCGTCAACTTCTGTCCGGAGGGGCGTCCGCTGAAGTTGGAGAGCGCGGAAATCGAGAAGGGTCGCGTTAGCCGCCCCGACCAAGAACCAGATGCTTCCTAA